The DNA window GGGACGGTATATTCTTACGAACTACGGGCATAAACACATATGAAACGTTCTTATCTGATGATCACCTCCTTTCCGTGAATCTCAGTTTTTACACCGTATGTTTTATCTATTACTTTTAGAACAGTGGAAAGATTTTCATTTTTGTTAATGCTTAAATCTGCACTCTCTGAATTTTTGAAATTTTGGGGAAATTTGAAGTCTACATCATACCAACGTTCAACTTCCTTTGAAAGTTCCACGAGAGAAATATTTCCCGAATTTATCAACCCTTCCTTCCAGCCGATAAAATCAAGAGCATCGACATTTTTAATGGAAAGGCTATAATGATCAATTATAGCCTGTTCATTGGGCTTCAATTTTCTGGTAAATGTAGAGCCATTAGATTTAATTTCTACGCTTCCCTGAACGAGAGTCGTATACTGTTTGTCCTCATAGGCACGAATATTAAAGGTTGTTCCAAGAACTTTAACTTCTTGGAGAGTTGTGTTGACGAGAAATGGATGTTTTGGGTCATGATGAACTTCAAAATAAGCTTCACCATTTAATCGGACTTCTCTATTATTGTTTGAAAATTTTACTGGATATTCTAAAGACGAATTGGAGTTTAGCCAAACTTTAGAACCATCTGCAAGGGTAATTTTATATTGGCCACCTCTCGGGGTTTTCAGTATTGCTGATCCGATGAATTCTGAATCATTTATAGAACTCCCATCACTATAGGTTAGGCCGCTGGGAGTTACCAAAATGCCTTCCGTTTCTTTCAGATTAATAGCTTTACCATTCCCAAAAGTTATAGTAGCTTTATTTGAGCCCGGTAAGATGTCGTTTTCTATGGTTTTAAATGTTGGTTCTTGCGTACCCGACTTATAGTTTAAATACCAAATTGACGTTCCGAAAACGACTATGAATCCAGCAGCAATGCTCATTTTTCGGAACAGCATTAATTTTCTTTTCTTTCTGATTTTTTGTTCAATCAGTTTGAATTGAACATTTGAATCAGTATTATAAAGTTTCTTTATGGAATCAGCGACAAGATTTTCATTTTTTAAATTATTGAAATATATTTTATTCCCTTCATCCTTTAATAACCAAGTTTCTAAAGTTGAATGATCACTAAAAGTCAAAGGTTCTTCCTGAACGATTTTTTTTAATATATTGCTTATTTCAAAACTGATGTAAACATCTTTCCTTTCCATGATTCCGCGTTTATAATATAGAAACGGGAAATAGTATAGGTTTCTCTAAAGAAAATTGAAAAATTTATAAATAAAATAATAAAAGGGCGATTCCGGCATTTCCAAGCCGTTTTTTTATGATAGAGACGGCTCTGGATTTTTGATTATTGACAGTACTTACGCTTATGCCGAGATCATCTGCGATTTCCTTTGCATTTTTATCTTCATCTAAAAACTGCCTCATTATAATCCTGCACTTTTCAGGAAGTGCATCAATTTCAGCTCCCAATTGGCTAATAAGTTCAGCATCAATAATATTTTGAAGAATACTTTCTTCTGATTCTTCAAAATCCTGAATGTATCTACCAAAGCGATTAGATCTAACTTTTTCTTTAGCAATCTTGTCCAGACACGCATTTTTTGTTACTATGTATAGAAATGCTTTAATATTTTCAAAAGAATTAAAAGTTGATCTCTTTTCATAAAGCTTGACAAAAACATCTTGTACAATTTCCTCAGCTTCAGAATAATTGTATTCAGGTAAAAGCTTAGAAGCAAAATAAACTATTGCTTTGTGAAATGTTTGGAAGATTTGGTGAAAGGCATATTGATCTCCATTCCGCAGTCCCTGCAGTAATATTTCATAGGCCATATTTTCAACATTCTTCATCTTTAGGTGGCTATAATTTATAAAATTAGCTATTATTTCTAAATTTTAAAAATCATAATTTTTATAAAGGACTGAAAGCGTTTTGAAAATATACTTTTAAAAAGCATCATAGGGGAATTTCTACTATTGGATCATCATCGAAATTTAAGTCTTTCCGTCTTTTTTTTATAAAGGTTGTGGCTTTAATACCATTAATTTTTAGAAACTTTTCATTAAAATTCTGACGCGACCCTATACCACATTCCTCGGCTAAAGTTATAATGGTATATGACAGATATTTCCTATCATTATATAGTTTGTTTGTAATATAATTTATTCTTAGGTGAGCCAAGTAATCGGTGAAATTCATTCCCCTAGATTCTCTGATAATACTTGTGAGATATTTGTAATTTGTATCAAACTTTTTTGCAAGGTCTTTAGATGTTAAGCCCTTTTCTATAAAACCATTGTTCTGTTCAAATTTTTTCAGTTTTTTTAATATCTCATTTATTATTTGTTGGGGAATATAAGGGTCAACCGAATTATTTATGGGAGAAGAATCTTCAGGCTTTGGTTCCTCAACTTTATTTAAAATTTTCTGTTCTAGAAGATAATAGGCTTTAAGTAGTTTATCCTTTTGAGATTGATGCCATATTATCATGAACAATATCACGGAAGAGCTCAAAATTATAATTATTAAAGTTGTCCACTTACTTTTGGAAATCTCCTTTTCTAAACTAAGCTTTGTTTCCCGCAATAACGGGGTATCATATTCTTTATGAATTTTAGAAGAAAGATATCTGAAATCCCTATTAAGGACTATATCTGCTTTTAATAATTGCTTTGTATAAAAATATTCTTTATGAAGATCTTTTTTGGTCTTATAGTAATTTATCAAAGATTCGTAGTTATTTCTTACTTCTGGTAAAATGAAGTTATGTCTTTGAAATACGGAATCCACCATCTTAAAATATGTTGCAGCTTGATCTTCTTTTCCAAGGGCAAGATATGATTTACCAATGTAAGAATAACAAACCGTTAACCAAGCAAAATCATTGACAGCTGAAATGGATTTCATGCAGGAATTTAGGGATGAGATTGCCTGTTCATATTTTCTATTCCTGAATTGCTGAATTCCTTTTTCTTTCAAAAAATAACTGTATTCCTGCATATATTCTTTGCTCGTTGATGTCTGCAATAGACCAACAGCAATTAATGAATCCGAACGCTTAAACTGTCCAAGATTTCTATAACATACTGCCATTTGATGGATAGAATTAAAATAACCTCTTAAATTGTTGTAAATGAGGTTTGGATGTTGAGGTTTTTTAGATTCACTTTTAAAAAATTCACTCGTGGTTCTAAACTGTTCCAGGGATTCATTATAATTTCCCATATAACTGTTGACAACACCCATAAGATAGATTAGCCTATTGTTATAAAAATAATCTGTACTATTTTTGGCGTATTGATATGCCTTTATGTATTCATCTAATGCGAGATTATACTTCTTATACTGGAAATAATACACAACTCCCTTTTCCAAATATGCAGCGCTTATTTTTTCATTATTTTTAGTGAGTTTTGAGGCATAAATTGTACTATCCGCAAATTTTAATTTCTGTTCTGGGTGTGATGAGTACAAAATACCATCCAAATACCCCTGAATTAATTGTTCGTAATTCTTTTCTCTTTTCGCTTTGGCTATATACTGCTTTATAAACTGAAGCGCATGTTCATCATTTTCTGAAAGTCCCTCATAATTTTTTCGCAGAAGATAGTATTCACTAAACTCTTCATCATTCTGTCCTTTCAAAGACATCGTGAAAAAAAACGAAAAACATATTATATAAAGTTTAAGGAAGGCTTTCATGGTTAGGTGACTTTCATATAAAATTAAAAAAAATCACCCAAATATGACCTTTTATTGAATAAACATTAAATGGAAGCAATATCTAGGTCAACATCCAGAAACATAAATAATTACGAATGTTATTTTTCTAGAAATACAACATAATTATTTTAGAAGCGCACCATACAAAGGTTTTCAGAGCGAGAAAAGTCCAATAATTT is part of the Chryseobacterium lactis genome and encodes:
- a CDS encoding FecR family protein — encoded protein: MERKDVYISFEISNILKKIVQEEPLTFSDHSTLETWLLKDEGNKIYFNNLKNENLVADSIKKLYNTDSNVQFKLIEQKIRKKRKLMLFRKMSIAAGFIVVFGTSIWYLNYKSGTQEPTFKTIENDILPGSNKATITFGNGKAINLKETEGILVTPSGLTYSDGSSINDSEFIGSAILKTPRGGQYKITLADGSKVWLNSNSSLEYPVKFSNNNREVRLNGEAYFEVHHDPKHPFLVNTTLQEVKVLGTTFNIRAYEDKQYTTLVQGSVEIKSNGSTFTRKLKPNEQAIIDHYSLSIKNVDALDFIGWKEGLINSGNISLVELSKEVERWYDVDFKFPQNFKNSESADLSINKNENLSTVLKVIDKTYGVKTEIHGKEVIIR
- a CDS encoding RNA polymerase sigma factor — encoded protein: MKNVENMAYEILLQGLRNGDQYAFHQIFQTFHKAIVYFASKLLPEYNYSEAEEIVQDVFVKLYEKRSTFNSFENIKAFLYIVTKNACLDKIAKEKVRSNRFGRYIQDFEESEESILQNIIDAELISQLGAEIDALPEKCRIIMRQFLDEDKNAKEIADDLGISVSTVNNQKSRAVSIIKKRLGNAGIALLLFYL
- a CDS encoding helix-turn-helix domain-containing protein; the encoded protein is MKAFLKLYIICFSFFFTMSLKGQNDEEFSEYYLLRKNYEGLSENDEHALQFIKQYIAKAKREKNYEQLIQGYLDGILYSSHPEQKLKFADSTIYASKLTKNNEKISAAYLEKGVVYYFQYKKYNLALDEYIKAYQYAKNSTDYFYNNRLIYLMGVVNSYMGNYNESLEQFRTTSEFFKSESKKPQHPNLIYNNLRGYFNSIHQMAVCYRNLGQFKRSDSLIAVGLLQTSTSKEYMQEYSYFLKEKGIQQFRNRKYEQAISSLNSCMKSISAVNDFAWLTVCYSYIGKSYLALGKEDQAATYFKMVDSVFQRHNFILPEVRNNYESLINYYKTKKDLHKEYFYTKQLLKADIVLNRDFRYLSSKIHKEYDTPLLRETKLSLEKEISKSKWTTLIIIILSSSVILFMIIWHQSQKDKLLKAYYLLEQKILNKVEEPKPEDSSPINNSVDPYIPQQIINEILKKLKKFEQNNGFIEKGLTSKDLAKKFDTNYKYLTSIIRESRGMNFTDYLAHLRINYITNKLYNDRKYLSYTIITLAEECGIGSRQNFNEKFLKINGIKATTFIKKRRKDLNFDDDPIVEIPL